A single region of the Syntrophus gentianae genome encodes:
- a CDS encoding DsbA family protein → MIILGYLLMNMTFSCWAATVGSAEKSRIPTIGTGPYKLYIFTDYFCGPCQALEAELDSMLQELIERNSVKITFVDLPIHRGTVLFNRYYLYAAHTAGSGRDLLRIRRELFALAGLQPPADEKKIISRFENRNIAFQVYELKPVYRELNRIIKEFNIHSTPTCVVQYSSTDIRTYSGIAQIRQGMNVLLAATARSK, encoded by the coding sequence TTGATCATTCTGGGATATCTCCTCATGAACATGACCTTTTCCTGCTGGGCGGCAACGGTCGGCAGCGCAGAGAAGTCCCGGATCCCCACCATTGGGACAGGCCCTTATAAACTGTACATTTTTACCGATTATTTCTGCGGTCCCTGCCAGGCCCTGGAAGCGGAACTGGATTCCATGCTCCAGGAGCTGATCGAGCGGAACTCGGTTAAAATCACTTTTGTCGATCTCCCTATTCACAGGGGAACAGTCCTGTTTAATCGTTATTATCTCTATGCCGCCCATACCGCCGGCTCCGGCAGGGATCTTCTCCGCATCCGGCGGGAATTGTTTGCTCTTGCCGGACTCCAGCCCCCTGCCGATGAAAAAAAAATTATCAGCAGATTTGAAAATCGGAACATCGCCTTTCAAGTCTATGAGCTAAAACCGGTTTATCGGGAACTAAACCGTATCATCAAAGAGTTCAATATCCATTCAACGCCGACCTGCGTCGTTCAATACAGTTCCACCGATATCCGAACTTACAGCGGGATCGCCCAGATCAGGCAAGGCATGAACGTACTGCTCGCAGCAACCGCCCGGTCAAAGTGA
- the mutM gene encoding bifunctional DNA-formamidopyrimidine glycosylase/DNA-(apurinic or apyrimidinic site) lyase: MPELPEVETLCRQLRTKIIGLEITGTFILDGKIEMPGNLKGQRVISVNRRGKRIVIGMDNGKSLEIHLRMTGRLIWQETRAVPPPHSRFVFDLSSNQVMLVDPRRFATLSLREEAIKQDEVVDALAPGCAEFLIAEGRNRRRPLKSFLMDQQIIEGIGNIYACEILHRVGLSPWRETASLSPDDWREMEKAMGTVLSKAIDCRGTSISDWRDLFGNKGDYQNELRVYSREGVTCLRCGGIIHRKRLLGRGTWFCPGCQA; the protein is encoded by the coding sequence ATGCCTGAACTTCCAGAAGTAGAAACGCTCTGCAGACAACTGCGGACTAAGATCATCGGCTTGGAGATCACAGGGACGTTCATTTTGGATGGCAAGATAGAAATGCCGGGCAACCTGAAAGGACAGAGGGTGATTTCCGTGAACCGTCGGGGGAAACGGATTGTTATCGGAATGGATAATGGTAAGAGTCTGGAAATCCATCTGCGAATGACGGGCCGTTTAATCTGGCAGGAAACACGGGCAGTGCCGCCGCCACATAGTCGCTTTGTTTTCGATCTGTCCTCAAACCAGGTCATGCTTGTGGATCCCCGGCGTTTTGCCACCCTTTCCCTGAGGGAGGAGGCGATAAAGCAAGACGAGGTTGTTGACGCCCTGGCTCCCGGATGTGCGGAATTCCTCATCGCAGAGGGCCGCAACCGGAGGCGCCCACTGAAATCTTTTCTCATGGATCAGCAGATCATCGAGGGGATCGGGAACATCTATGCCTGTGAGATTCTCCATCGAGTGGGATTGAGTCCCTGGCGCGAGACGGCCAGCCTCTCTCCTGACGATTGGCGGGAAATGGAGAAGGCGATGGGAACCGTCCTGTCGAAAGCCATCGACTGTCGGGGAACATCCATCTCCGACTGGCGGGATCTCTTTGGGAATAAGGGTGACTATCAGAACGAACTCCGTGTTTACAGCCGTGAAGGGGTGACGTGCCTGCGCTGCGGGGGAATTATTCACAGAAAGCGTCTTCTGGGGCGGGGAACCTGGTTCTGTCCGGGCTGTCAGGCTTGA
- a CDS encoding DUF47 domain-containing protein codes for MRIIPREEKFFDLFEDLAVKIEEGGILFLDILDNYHEAEPKIVRLKEIEHEADIITHRTYEKMHRTFLTPLDREDIYALVNKMDSILDITEACAIRMSLYKIKEPAPELKDQARILNKAISKVKEVVHALRDMKNARMIIDACVEINTAENEGDVVLRTAVTRLFEHEKDVVELIKWKEIFERIEEAIDVCEDVSNIVEGIVLKNA; via the coding sequence ATGAGAATTATTCCCCGCGAGGAAAAATTTTTCGACCTCTTCGAAGATCTGGCGGTCAAGATCGAAGAGGGCGGTATTCTGTTTCTGGATATCCTGGATAATTATCACGAGGCCGAACCCAAGATTGTCCGGCTCAAGGAAATCGAACATGAGGCCGATATCATCACGCACCGGACCTACGAGAAAATGCACCGGACTTTTCTCACCCCTCTGGACCGGGAAGACATCTATGCCCTCGTCAATAAGATGGACAGCATTCTGGATATCACCGAAGCCTGCGCCATTCGAATGTCTCTCTACAAGATCAAGGAACCGGCGCCGGAGCTGAAGGATCAGGCCCGGATTCTCAATAAAGCGATCTCCAAGGTGAAAGAGGTCGTTCATGCCCTGAGGGACATGAAAAATGCCCGGATGATCATCGATGCCTGCGTGGAGATCAATACGGCCGAGAATGAAGGCGATGTCGTGCTGAGAACGGCCGTCACCCGGCTTTTTGAACATGAAAAGGATGTGGTTGAGCTGATCAAGTGGAAGGAAATATTCGAACGGATTGAAGAGGCCATTGATGTCTGTGAGGACGTTTCCAACATTGTTGAGGGAATTGTCCTGAAAAATGCTTGA
- a CDS encoding methyl-accepting chemotaxis protein, whose product MKRMKLSVKLIGGFMAVALIALIIGLIGITQIKKMESADTALYKENTLGVEMIGKMNDAYLNMRINVIYSLVNKFITNKDISAHSAKVKELSKEIVGLLEQLEKGASEDQRKMMVRIRQNLDQYVVASDKMFAEAMAGNEAEAAATVQNAGALGKQITADLAELIKMNAEQAKQRADNNSGIANRAVWLAVVITIVGIALAIGLGFFLAISITRPINQVVSGLSDGAEQVSAAASQVASSSQLLAEGSSEQAASLEETSSSLEEMSSMTKQNADNAIQAKAMMENVDQIVSNSNVQLGNLVEAISEVVKSSEETAKIIKTIDEIAFQTNLLALNAAVEAARAGEAGAGFAVVAEEVRNLAMRSADAAKNTSTLIENTIKAIQRGNELTNLTQEAFSETTDAAQKVTELVKEIAAASSEQAHGISQVNIAVAEMDKVTQQTAANAEESASASEELNAQAEQMKGYVGDLVQIVGGSSHEASGSGSRRPSAAMLQAGMSGKAGRSGAKKSFLSAMKAPSKSRGLLTSGKARAVSPEEVIPLEDEGFKDF is encoded by the coding sequence GTGAAAAGAATGAAGTTGAGCGTCAAGTTGATTGGTGGGTTTATGGCGGTGGCGTTGATCGCCCTGATCATCGGGTTGATCGGCATCACGCAGATCAAGAAGATGGAAAGTGCCGATACGGCTTTGTACAAGGAAAACACCCTGGGCGTGGAGATGATTGGCAAGATGAATGACGCCTATCTGAACATGAGAATCAATGTGATCTACAGTCTCGTGAACAAGTTCATCACGAATAAAGACATCAGCGCCCATTCCGCAAAGGTCAAGGAACTCAGTAAAGAGATTGTCGGGCTTTTGGAACAGCTCGAAAAAGGCGCTTCCGAGGACCAACGCAAGATGATGGTTAGAATCCGCCAGAATCTCGACCAGTACGTTGTCGCCAGTGACAAGATGTTCGCCGAAGCAATGGCGGGCAATGAGGCGGAAGCCGCGGCTACGGTTCAGAATGCAGGGGCTTTGGGAAAACAGATCACGGCAGATCTGGCTGAATTGATCAAAATGAATGCGGAACAGGCCAAACAAAGGGCCGATAACAACAGCGGAATTGCCAATCGTGCGGTATGGCTGGCCGTTGTCATCACCATTGTTGGAATCGCGCTGGCCATCGGACTCGGCTTCTTCCTGGCTATTTCCATTACCCGTCCGATCAACCAGGTTGTCTCGGGACTTTCCGACGGTGCGGAGCAGGTGTCCGCGGCAGCATCCCAGGTTGCCTCCTCAAGTCAGCTGTTGGCGGAGGGGTCATCGGAACAGGCTGCCTCGCTGGAGGAAACATCTTCCTCCCTGGAGGAGATGTCGTCCATGACCAAGCAGAATGCTGATAACGCCATTCAGGCCAAAGCCATGATGGAAAACGTGGATCAGATTGTATCCAACTCGAATGTCCAACTCGGTAACCTCGTAGAAGCCATCTCCGAAGTTGTCAAATCCAGCGAAGAGACAGCAAAGATCATCAAGACCATTGACGAAATTGCCTTCCAAACCAATCTCCTGGCTCTGAATGCCGCGGTGGAAGCCGCCCGGGCCGGCGAGGCGGGGGCAGGTTTTGCTGTGGTAGCCGAAGAGGTAAGAAATCTGGCGATGAGATCTGCCGATGCCGCGAAAAACACCAGCACGCTTATTGAAAACACCATCAAGGCTATTCAGAGGGGAAATGAATTAACCAATCTGACTCAGGAGGCCTTCAGTGAAACCACGGACGCGGCCCAGAAGGTCACGGAACTGGTCAAAGAGATTGCAGCGGCATCCTCTGAGCAGGCCCATGGCATTTCCCAGGTCAATATCGCTGTTGCAGAAATGGACAAGGTGACGCAGCAGACGGCGGCCAATGCGGAAGAATCTGCCAGTGCCTCGGAAGAGCTGAACGCCCAGGCGGAGCAGATGAAAGGCTATGTGGGAGATTTGGTCCAGATTGTGGGTGGTTCCTCCCACGAGGCATCGGGATCAGGAAGCAGGAGACCCTCTGCGGCCATGCTGCAGGCGGGCATGTCTGGAAAAGCAGGGCGAAGTGGTGCGAAAAAGTCGTTTTTGTCGGCTATGAAAGCACCTTCAAAAAGCCGGGGGCTGTTGACGTCGGGCAAGGCACGGGCCGTTTCTCCCGAAGAGGTGATCCCCCTGGAAGATGAAGGATTCAAAGATTTTTAA
- a CDS encoding DEAD/DEAH box helicase, whose protein sequence is MKTFAELEINADILKGLDGLGFSFLTPVQEKVIPLILKHRADLVGLAQTGTGKTAAYGIPLIQLTDVQQKQTQALVLCPTRELCVQVAGDLTLMGRYVPGLRIAAVYGGASIVNQIRELQRGVQMIVATPGRLYDLIRRQSVDLSTLRWVVLDEADEMLQMGFQEELNAILAETPDLKNTLLFSATMSGEVAAIAKNYMENPLEITVGHRNSGAENVHHIYYVVSDRDRYQALRRIADINPDIYGIIFCRTRLETQDIVEKLIGDGYNADALHGDLSQSQRDHVMRKFRSRNIQMLVATDVAARGLDVNDLTHVINYNLPDELSGYTHRSGRTGRAGKRGISIALISARERYKIRGIERNLKKNFEEGRIPSGHEICKKRLLNHMEAVKQAEIDPEQIDPFLPVISRTLGTLDREELIKRFVSMEFNRFLASYRNAPDLNVVEKPERKKIREAGKPYSSAHQKFTSFLIHAGKKDGISQKGLMRDLCHAAGLPGLRFDRIEVMNNSSVLAADNRFAGKVMQALQSLTVNGRSVEIEIDRRDKVRRKGDSRRQNQGVTKYRRKDSTRPV, encoded by the coding sequence ATGAAGACATTTGCTGAACTTGAGATTAATGCGGATATTCTGAAAGGGCTGGACGGGTTGGGTTTTTCTTTCCTGACGCCGGTGCAGGAGAAGGTGATTCCCCTGATTCTGAAACACCGGGCCGATCTTGTCGGACTTGCCCAAACCGGTACAGGAAAGACAGCGGCCTACGGCATTCCGCTGATCCAGTTGACGGATGTTCAACAGAAGCAGACGCAGGCTCTGGTCCTCTGCCCGACCCGGGAGCTTTGTGTTCAGGTGGCCGGAGATCTGACCCTGATGGGACGGTATGTACCGGGCTTACGGATCGCAGCGGTTTATGGAGGGGCGAGCATCGTCAATCAGATCCGTGAACTGCAAAGAGGGGTGCAGATGATCGTGGCCACGCCGGGTCGTCTCTATGACCTGATCCGCCGACAGTCCGTCGATCTTTCCACCCTTCGCTGGGTGGTTCTGGATGAAGCGGACGAGATGCTGCAGATGGGTTTTCAGGAAGAACTGAACGCGATCCTGGCCGAAACTCCCGATTTGAAGAATACCTTGCTCTTTTCGGCAACCATGTCGGGGGAAGTGGCTGCGATTGCTAAGAATTACATGGAGAATCCCCTTGAAATCACGGTGGGCCACCGGAATTCCGGTGCGGAAAATGTGCATCATATTTACTATGTTGTTTCAGATCGGGACCGTTATCAGGCCCTGAGGCGCATTGCCGATATCAATCCGGATATCTACGGCATTATTTTTTGCCGGACCCGGCTGGAAACACAGGACATTGTCGAAAAGTTGATCGGGGATGGCTACAACGCCGATGCCCTACACGGTGATCTCTCCCAGAGTCAGCGGGACCATGTGATGCGTAAATTCCGCAGCAGGAACATCCAGATGCTGGTGGCTACGGACGTGGCGGCCCGGGGCCTGGATGTCAACGATCTGACCCACGTGATCAATTACAATCTCCCCGACGAACTCTCCGGCTATACCCATCGAAGCGGTCGCACGGGCCGGGCGGGAAAGAGGGGAATCTCCATTGCCCTCATCAGTGCGCGGGAAAGGTACAAAATCCGGGGAATCGAGCGGAATCTCAAAAAGAATTTCGAGGAAGGCCGTATTCCTTCAGGGCATGAGATCTGTAAAAAGCGACTGCTCAACCACATGGAGGCCGTCAAGCAGGCTGAGATCGATCCGGAGCAGATCGATCCTTTCCTGCCTGTCATCTCCAGAACCCTGGGGACCCTTGATCGGGAGGAACTGATCAAACGTTTTGTCTCTATGGAGTTCAATCGTTTTTTGGCTTCTTACCGGAACGCCCCGGACCTGAATGTCGTCGAAAAGCCGGAAAGGAAAAAGATTCGCGAGGCCGGAAAACCTTATTCATCGGCTCACCAGAAATTTACCAGCTTCCTGATTCATGCCGGCAAAAAAGACGGCATCAGCCAGAAAGGCCTGATGCGCGATCTTTGCCATGCGGCGGGTTTGCCGGGGCTTCGCTTCGACAGGATTGAAGTGATGAACAACTCCTCTGTGCTTGCGGCAGACAACCGGTTTGCCGGGAAGGTCATGCAGGCCTTGCAGTCCCTGACGGTCAACGGCCGGTCTGTTGAAATTGAGATTGACCGAAGGGACAAGGTCCGACGCAAAGGGGATTCTCGGCGCCAGAATCAGGGCGTGACGAAATATCGAAGAAAAGACTCAACCAGACCCGTCTGA
- a CDS encoding DUF3343 domain-containing protein — translation MTTEAYEVVLFHSVSYALKAEKILKAKNISYKLIPVPRHISSDCGFCVRFPSRLHRQVVDALRDSVEFVAIRPL, via the coding sequence ATGACGACTGAAGCGTATGAAGTGGTGCTGTTCCATTCCGTCAGTTACGCCTTGAAAGCGGAAAAAATATTGAAGGCAAAAAATATTTCCTACAAGTTGATTCCTGTCCCCCGACATATCAGTTCCGATTGCGGCTTCTGTGTCCGCTTTCCTTCCCGCCTCCATCGGCAAGTCGTTGATGCTTTGAGAGATTCCGTGGAATTTGTTGCCATCCGGCCTCTGTGA
- a CDS encoding methyl-accepting chemotaxis protein produces MKRMKLSAKLIGGFMAVALIALIIGMIGITQIKKIENADTALYKENTVGLDLIGKVNETYMNLRVTMIYSLVNKFILDKDISSVSATVKEMDKKIKDLLSQYEKTITREEDRNVIKNVLKNHEQYLAVCDKMFSLVNAGKKDEAIGTIQQAAPLGKQITTDLEGLSKANSDQAKQRAENNSSIANRAVLLAVIITIVGIGLGIGLGLFLAISITRPINQVVSGLSDGAEQVSAAASQVAASSQHLAEGSSEQAASLEETSSSLEEMSSMTKQNADNANQTTALMDEMGKYQTHTNEELGHLVEAISEVVKSSEETNKIIKTIDEIAFQTNLLALNAAVEAARAGEAGAGFAVVAEEVRNLAMRSADAAKNTSSLIENTIKAIRKGDESTHQTQSAFQEQMGAARKVMELVREIAAASSEQAHGISQINIAIAEMDKVTQQTAANAEESASASEELNAQAEQMKGYVADLVEIVGGSAHEAPAAGKRSASMSLLQGGGSDSAGRSGVKKGLLSNFKPNLKGRKLLTPGKTRTVSPEEIIPMEDDGFKDF; encoded by the coding sequence GTGAAAAGGATGAAGTTGAGTGCCAAATTGATTGGCGGGTTTATGGCGGTGGCATTGATTGCCCTGATCATCGGGATGATCGGCATTACGCAGATCAAGAAGATTGAAAACGCCGATACAGCATTATACAAGGAAAATACCGTTGGACTGGATTTGATCGGCAAGGTGAATGAGACCTATATGAATCTCCGGGTCACGATGATCTACAGTCTGGTGAACAAGTTTATCCTGGATAAGGACATCAGCAGCGTTTCCGCAACAGTCAAGGAGATGGATAAAAAGATCAAGGACTTACTCAGCCAATACGAAAAGACGATTACCCGGGAAGAAGACCGCAATGTCATTAAAAATGTCCTGAAGAATCATGAACAGTACCTTGCCGTCTGCGACAAAATGTTCAGCCTCGTAAACGCGGGTAAAAAAGATGAGGCAATAGGTACCATTCAGCAGGCAGCACCTCTGGGTAAACAGATCACGACCGACCTGGAAGGGTTGAGCAAGGCGAATTCGGACCAGGCCAAGCAAAGGGCAGAAAACAACAGTAGTATTGCCAATCGTGCCGTGCTGCTTGCCGTCATCATCACCATCGTCGGTATCGGTCTGGGCATCGGACTTGGGCTCTTCCTGGCTATTTCCATTACCCGGCCGATCAATCAGGTTGTTTCGGGGCTTTCCGACGGGGCGGAGCAGGTCTCTGCGGCGGCATCGCAGGTTGCTGCCTCGAGTCAGCATCTGGCGGAAGGGTCCTCGGAACAGGCCGCTTCCCTGGAAGAAACGTCCTCTTCCCTGGAAGAAATGTCTTCCATGACGAAGCAGAATGCCGATAATGCCAATCAAACCACAGCCTTGATGGACGAAATGGGCAAGTATCAGACTCACACCAATGAAGAGTTGGGCCACCTGGTGGAAGCGATCTCGGAGGTCGTAAAGTCCAGTGAAGAAACGAACAAAATTATCAAGACAATTGATGAGATTGCCTTCCAGACCAATCTGCTGGCCTTGAATGCCGCGGTGGAGGCCGCCCGGGCCGGCGAGGCGGGGGCAGGATTTGCCGTGGTGGCCGAAGAGGTCAGAAACCTGGCGATGAGATCCGCTGATGCCGCCAAGAATACAAGCAGCCTGATTGAAAATACCATCAAGGCCATCCGCAAAGGAGACGAGTCAACGCATCAGACTCAGAGCGCCTTCCAGGAACAAATGGGCGCAGCCCGGAAGGTTATGGAACTGGTCAGAGAAATTGCCGCCGCATCTTCCGAACAGGCCCACGGCATTTCCCAGATCAATATCGCCATTGCGGAAATGGATAAAGTCACGCAGCAGACGGCGGCCAATGCGGAAGAATCGGCCAGCGCTTCGGAGGAACTGAACGCCCAGGCGGAACAGATGAAGGGCTATGTGGCAGATTTGGTCGAGATTGTAGGTGGGTCTGCACATGAAGCGCCCGCAGCCGGGAAGCGGAGCGCCTCCATGTCTCTGCTTCAGGGAGGCGGATCTGATAGTGCGGGACGAAGCGGCGTAAAAAAGGGCTTGCTTTCGAATTTCAAACCAAATTTGAAAGGCAGGAAACTGTTGACTCCAGGCAAGACGCGGACGGTTTCTCCCGAAGAGATCATTCCCATGGAAGACGACGGATTCAAAGATTTTTAA
- a CDS encoding VPLPA-CTERM sorting domain-containing protein: MKGLRCHMRIIFSLTVALIVGTVSSAAAAIVAYSNDFDGTETFYSGVTGGLSGVITTEGVQGYSTVSGFSGNLLRNSATGNPASSTILTLSNLPAHTAIDINFLFVFIDSWDSSNGNPSPDWFNVKIDGTSILQITAANASGTVTYGGTVIDPLTHRGWWGNYGERAFDMGPESALSIAHSASTLTIEFFASGAGWQGGNDESWAIENLQVTANPVPLPGAVLLFAPGLAGLLAIRRRFRK, encoded by the coding sequence ATGAAAGGCCTTAGATGTCACATGCGTATTATTTTTTCCCTCACCGTTGCATTGATTGTCGGAACCGTTTCATCCGCTGCCGCTGCGATTGTTGCCTACTCGAACGACTTCGACGGTACTGAGACGTTTTATTCAGGTGTAACAGGTGGTCTGTCCGGTGTTATCACCACAGAAGGTGTGCAGGGCTACAGCACGGTTAGCGGCTTTTCCGGCAATTTACTGCGCAACTCGGCCACGGGGAATCCCGCAAGCAGCACGATTCTCACCCTGAGCAACCTGCCTGCCCACACTGCGATCGACATCAACTTTCTCTTCGTTTTCATTGATTCCTGGGACAGCAGCAATGGTAATCCGTCGCCCGACTGGTTCAATGTAAAAATTGACGGGACCTCCATTCTCCAGATCACTGCGGCCAACGCGAGTGGAACCGTCACTTACGGGGGAACCGTGATTGATCCCTTGACCCATCGTGGGTGGTGGGGCAATTATGGGGAACGCGCCTTCGACATGGGGCCGGAATCCGCTCTCTCGATCGCCCACAGCGCATCCACCCTGACGATCGAGTTCTTCGCCAGCGGTGCCGGGTGGCAGGGCGGCAATGACGAATCGTGGGCTATCGAAAATCTGCAAGTAACCGCGAATCCCGTGCCGCTTCCCGGGGCCGTTCTGCTCTTTGCTCCCGGATTGGCCGGTCTTCTGGCGATTCGGAGAAGATTCCGGAAATAA
- a CDS encoding inorganic phosphate transporter: MLDSLAFVIFLVGVALVFDFINGFHDSANSIATVVSTRVLLPKYAVLWAAFFDFSAVFFIGVPVAKTIGTGIIHPDIINNLLIFSALGAAIIWNLITWYFGLPSSSSHALIGGLIGAGVVKGGTKVLVWTGITKATLFIIISPALGMILGLVLMILVLNLFRKASPAKMDHIFRKMQLLSAAAYGMGHGMNDAQKTMGIIAIVLYSRGLLGPVFHIPFWVVLLCYTVIALGTVSGGWRIIKTMGTRITKLRPIGGFCAETAAAISIIGASIAGIPVSTTHTITGAIVGVGSTFRLTAVRWGIAGTIIWAWILTIPVSAFISALLYFLLKPLLQ; encoded by the coding sequence ATGCTTGATTCGCTTGCCTTTGTCATTTTTCTGGTTGGAGTGGCCCTGGTTTTTGACTTCATCAACGGTTTTCACGATTCCGCAAACTCCATCGCCACCGTCGTCTCCACCCGGGTTCTGCTTCCCAAGTATGCTGTGCTCTGGGCGGCTTTTTTCGATTTTTCTGCAGTCTTTTTTATCGGCGTCCCTGTGGCCAAGACCATCGGCACGGGGATCATCCATCCGGATATCATCAATAACCTGTTGATCTTTTCCGCTCTGGGTGCGGCCATCATCTGGAACCTCATCACCTGGTACTTCGGACTGCCCAGCAGTTCCTCCCACGCCTTGATCGGCGGCCTGATCGGCGCCGGTGTCGTCAAGGGGGGAACAAAAGTCCTAGTCTGGACGGGAATTACCAAGGCCACCCTTTTTATTATCATCTCGCCCGCTCTCGGGATGATCCTCGGGCTTGTCCTGATGATCCTTGTCCTGAACCTCTTCCGTAAGGCCAGCCCTGCCAAGATGGACCATATCTTCCGGAAGATGCAGCTCCTCTCCGCAGCCGCATACGGAATGGGGCACGGCATGAACGACGCGCAGAAAACCATGGGCATCATTGCCATTGTCCTGTACAGCCGGGGGCTGCTCGGACCGGTCTTCCACATCCCCTTCTGGGTTGTCCTTCTCTGTTACACGGTCATTGCTTTGGGAACGGTTTCCGGCGGGTGGCGAATCATAAAAACCATGGGGACTCGGATCACCAAGCTTCGTCCCATTGGCGGCTTCTGCGCAGAGACAGCAGCGGCGATCTCCATCATCGGCGCCTCCATTGCAGGCATTCCCGTGAGTACCACCCATACGATCACCGGAGCAATCGTCGGTGTCGGCTCCACGTTCCGGCTCACTGCCGTTCGGTGGGGCATCGCCGGAACGATCATCTGGGCCTGGATTCTGACCATTCCGGTATCGGCCTTTATCTCCGCCCTTCTTTACTTTCTTTTGAAACCTTTACTCCAGTAA
- a CDS encoding cold-shock protein, protein MSEGTVKWFNASKGFGFIAQDNGNDVFVHFSAIKMDGYKALEEGARVRFDVVKGNKGPAADNVELL, encoded by the coding sequence ATGTCAGAAGGAACAGTAAAATGGTTCAACGCGTCCAAGGGGTTTGGTTTTATCGCACAGGACAATGGAAATGACGTATTTGTTCATTTTTCCGCTATCAAGATGGATGGGTACAAAGCCCTTGAGGAGGGAGCCCGAGTCCGGTTCGATGTTGTCAAGGGCAACAAGGGGCCCGCTGCGGACAATGTTGAATTACTGTAA
- the pheA gene encoding prephenate dehydratase: protein MNLAEIRAEIDQTDMQIIKLINQRMEYVLRAGKLKQFILDPAREEQVLKQMLTQARGLIRPEFVTTVYQSIISESKLLQERNLKLVGFQGEHGAWGELAVRRYAEDMIPIPCLEFANVFEGVRDRELDFGMVPVENSLEGAVTEVNDILVETELIIAGEVVVPVRQCLLALPGADYREIKVVYSHPQALAQCRSFLSRNKLEPRPFYDTAGAARWLAQERPSSTAVIASPIAAELYGLDIIKEDIGDNTDNFTRFLLISREPSVTPGNKCSLVFSTQHRAGALFEVLQVFAENEINLTRIESRPVRRNPGAYAFLLDFLGREDDPVVQGALEKIQQMTPMSRILGYYPEALPAR, encoded by the coding sequence ATGAATTTAGCTGAAATACGGGCCGAGATCGATCAGACGGATATGCAGATCATCAAGCTCATCAACCAACGGATGGAATATGTGTTGAGAGCAGGCAAACTGAAACAGTTCATCCTGGACCCTGCCCGCGAAGAACAGGTTTTAAAACAAATGCTGACTCAGGCCCGGGGACTGATCCGTCCGGAATTCGTCACGACGGTGTATCAGTCGATTATCTCGGAAAGTAAGCTGTTGCAGGAAAGAAACCTTAAGTTGGTGGGCTTTCAGGGAGAACATGGCGCCTGGGGTGAACTGGCCGTTCGCCGCTATGCCGAAGATATGATTCCGATTCCCTGCCTGGAGTTCGCCAATGTCTTTGAAGGCGTCCGGGATCGGGAGCTGGACTTCGGAATGGTGCCGGTGGAAAATTCCCTGGAGGGTGCCGTAACCGAAGTCAATGATATCCTCGTGGAGACGGAACTGATCATTGCCGGGGAGGTTGTGGTTCCGGTGCGCCAGTGTCTGCTAGCCCTGCCCGGTGCAGACTACCGGGAGATCAAGGTGGTTTATTCCCATCCTCAGGCCCTGGCACAGTGCCGCAGCTTTCTGTCACGGAATAAACTGGAGCCGCGCCCCTTTTACGATACGGCCGGGGCGGCGCGCTGGCTGGCCCAGGAACGGCCGAGCTCCACCGCGGTCATTGCCAGTCCGATTGCCGCTGAACTCTATGGTCTCGATATTATCAAGGAAGATATCGGGGACAATACGGACAATTTTACCCGTTTTCTTCTTATTTCCCGGGAACCCAGTGTCACTCCCGGGAATAAATGTTCTCTGGTGTTTTCCACGCAGCACCGCGCCGGTGCTCTTTTCGAAGTCCTACAGGTATTTGCCGAAAACGAGATCAACTTGACGAGAATTGAATCCCGTCCTGTCCGGCGGAATCCCGGCGCCTATGCCTTTCTCCTGGATTTTCTGGGAAGAGAGGACGATCCCGTCGTTCAAGGGGCGCTGGAAAAAATTCAACAGATGACGCCCATGTCCCGGATATTGGGTTATTATCCTGAAGCACTGCCGGCCCGTTGA